Proteins from a genomic interval of Deltaproteobacteria bacterium:
- a CDS encoding pyruvate dehydrogenase (acetyl-transferring) E1 component subunit alpha codes for MNRPKVLAKERYLELYRKLVMIRRLEEKIDELFRQGVIKGAVHLSIGQEAVAVGVSEALDKKDLIIATHRGHGHCLMKGADLKSMMAELCGKATGLCKGKGGSMHIIDVKRGMLGAVGIVGSGMPMATGVGLAIKMQRTGQVCVCLFGDSASHGGMFHESLNVASLWKLPVVFICENNLYGLTVSMKKASAVKDIAIRAKAYAVPGVVVDGMDVLEVQRAVQRAVKRARDGLGPSLLECKTYRFMGHSRGDPAYGPYRTREEWESWKQRDPLLVLMNKGGLTSKEVEGIDREVSREIEEAVRFAEESPEPDLSSALEDIYA; via the coding sequence ATGAATCGGCCAAAAGTGCTTGCGAAGGAGCGGTACCTGGAGCTTTACAGGAAACTGGTAATGATCCGGCGGCTGGAGGAGAAAATAGACGAGCTGTTCAGGCAGGGTGTCATCAAAGGGGCGGTCCACCTTTCGATCGGCCAGGAAGCCGTGGCTGTCGGGGTATCTGAAGCCCTGGACAAAAAGGATCTCATCATTGCCACCCATCGCGGACACGGACACTGTCTGATGAAGGGGGCGGACCTGAAGTCGATGATGGCCGAGCTCTGCGGCAAGGCTACCGGTCTCTGCAAGGGTAAGGGTGGATCGATGCACATCATCGATGTGAAGAGGGGCATGCTGGGTGCAGTGGGGATCGTCGGATCGGGGATGCCCATGGCCACGGGAGTGGGATTGGCCATAAAGATGCAGAGGACAGGCCAGGTTTGCGTCTGTCTTTTCGGTGACAGCGCTTCCCACGGGGGTATGTTCCACGAGTCTCTGAATGTCGCCTCTTTGTGGAAGCTCCCGGTTGTCTTCATCTGCGAAAACAACCTGTACGGTCTTACTGTATCGATGAAAAAGGCCTCGGCCGTGAAGGATATCGCGATTCGTGCCAAGGCCTATGCCGTCCCCGGGGTGGTGGTAGACGGGATGGACGTACTGGAGGTGCAAAGGGCGGTCCAGAGGGCGGTCAAGAGGGCAAGGGACGGATTGGGACCTTCCCTTCTCGAGTGCAAGACATATCGGTTTATGGGTCATTCCAGGGGCGATCCTGCTTACGGACCGTATCGGACCAGAGAGGAGTGGGAATCGTGGAAACAGAGGGATCCGTTACTGGTCTTGATGAACAAAGGAGGGCTCACCTCCAAGGAGGTGGAGGGGATCGACAGGGAAGTATCCAGGGAGATCGAGGAGGCCGTGAGGTTTGCGGAGGAGAGCCCTGAACCGGATCTGTCCTCTGCCTTGGAAGACATCTATGCATAG